The Streptomyces phaeolivaceus genome has a window encoding:
- the ribH gene encoding 6,7-dimethyl-8-ribityllumazine synthase → MSGKGAPELSVRNCGDLRVAVIAAQWHEKVMDGLVEGSLRALRDLGIDEPTLLRVPGSWELPVVAKVLAGRGYDAIVALGVVIRGGTPHFEYVCQGVTQGLTQVSVDTGVPIGFGVLTCDTEEQALDRAGIEGSNEDKGHEAVTAAVATAATLRSVSEPWR, encoded by the coding sequence GTGAGCGGCAAGGGCGCACCCGAACTGTCCGTACGCAACTGCGGCGACCTGCGCGTCGCGGTCATCGCGGCCCAGTGGCACGAGAAGGTGATGGACGGTCTCGTCGAGGGCTCTCTGCGCGCCCTGCGCGACCTCGGCATCGACGAGCCGACCCTCCTGCGGGTCCCCGGCAGCTGGGAACTCCCCGTCGTCGCCAAGGTGCTGGCCGGGCGCGGCTACGACGCGATCGTCGCCCTCGGCGTCGTCATCCGCGGCGGCACCCCCCACTTCGAGTACGTGTGCCAGGGCGTCACCCAGGGCCTCACCCAGGTCTCCGTCGACACCGGAGTCCCCATCGGCTTCGGCGTGCTGACCTGCGACACCGAGGAACAGGCCCTGGACCGCGCGGGCATCGAGGGCTCGAACGAGGACAAGGGCCACGAGGCGGTGACGGCGGCGGTGGCGACGGCGGCCACCCTCCGCTCGGTATCCGAACCCTGGCGCTGA
- a CDS encoding RNA polymerase sigma-70 factor, which produces MTTTIADEFEAHRPRLFGLAYRMLGSAADAEDAVQDVYLRFSGTDRTVIEQHAAWLAKAVTNLCLTRLTSARARRERYTGTWLPEPVLTSDGTLGPLESAEQRDAVSLALLVLLERLTPTERAVYVLREAFAYSYREISGVLDLAEANCRQLHRRAVARLEVPEARFEPTPERRSGLVESFLAAAQEGDMAGLEKILAEDVVWWSDGGGKVSAALRPVEGREKVLRLLVKGWEKWAVGLDFSLAEVNGSPALLARSGDALAFTVSFTFRGGVVTDVRAVLNPDKLEFAGRQLGGT; this is translated from the coding sequence GTGACGACCACCATCGCCGACGAGTTCGAAGCACACCGTCCCCGGCTGTTCGGTCTGGCCTATCGCATGCTGGGCTCCGCCGCGGACGCCGAGGACGCGGTGCAGGACGTGTATCTGCGCTTCAGCGGCACGGACCGTACGGTCATCGAGCAGCACGCGGCCTGGCTCGCCAAGGCCGTCACCAATCTCTGTCTGACCCGGCTGACCTCGGCGCGGGCCCGCCGTGAGCGGTACACGGGGACCTGGCTGCCGGAGCCGGTGCTCACCTCCGACGGCACGCTCGGCCCGCTGGAGTCGGCCGAGCAGCGCGACGCGGTCTCGCTGGCGCTCCTGGTGCTGCTGGAGCGGCTCACCCCGACCGAGCGGGCCGTGTACGTGCTGCGGGAGGCCTTCGCGTACAGCTACCGGGAGATCTCCGGCGTGCTCGATCTGGCCGAGGCCAACTGCCGGCAGCTGCACCGGCGGGCGGTGGCGCGGCTGGAGGTGCCCGAGGCCCGGTTCGAGCCGACGCCGGAGCGGCGGTCGGGGCTGGTGGAGTCCTTCCTCGCGGCGGCCCAGGAGGGGGACATGGCCGGGCTGGAGAAGATCCTCGCCGAGGACGTGGTCTGGTGGTCCGACGGCGGTGGCAAGGTCAGCGCGGCGCTGCGGCCGGTCGAGGGGCGCGAGAAGGTGCTGCGGCTGCTGGTCAAGGGCTGGGAGAAGTGGGCGGTCGGCCTGGACTTCTCCCTGGCCGAGGTCAACGGCTCCCCCGCGCTGCTCGCCCGGTCCGGGGACGCGCTCGCGTTCACCGTGTCCTTCACGTTCCGGGGCGGTGTCGTGACGGACGTGCGGGCCGTGCTGAATCCGGACAAGCTGGAGTTCGCGGGTCGGCAGCTCGGCGGGACCTGA
- a CDS encoding riboflavin synthase, whose amino-acid sequence MFTGIVEELGEVTAVERLGDSSRFRLRGPVVTQGAKHGDSIAVNGVCLTVVEHEDDWFTADVMAESLERSSLGALGVGSRVNLERPMAVGDRLGGHIVQGHVDGTGEVIERKPSENWEIVKISLPADLTRYVVEKGSITVDGISLTVVDAGPDYFTVSLIPTTLDLTTLGRKQPGDPVNLEVDVIAKYVERLLGAQGTAHTRGAER is encoded by the coding sequence GTGTTCACCGGAATCGTCGAAGAGCTGGGTGAGGTCACCGCCGTCGAGAGGCTCGGCGACTCCTCCCGCTTCCGTCTGCGCGGCCCCGTCGTCACACAGGGCGCGAAGCACGGTGACTCCATCGCCGTCAACGGCGTCTGTCTCACGGTCGTGGAGCACGAGGACGACTGGTTCACCGCCGACGTCATGGCGGAGAGCCTCGAACGCTCCAGCCTCGGCGCCCTCGGCGTCGGCTCCCGCGTCAACCTCGAACGCCCCATGGCGGTAGGCGACCGCCTCGGCGGCCACATCGTGCAGGGCCATGTCGACGGCACGGGCGAGGTCATCGAGCGCAAGCCGTCCGAGAACTGGGAGATCGTCAAGATCTCGCTCCCCGCCGACCTCACCCGGTACGTCGTGGAGAAGGGCTCCATCACCGTCGACGGCATCAGCCTCACCGTCGTGGACGCCGGACCGGACTACTTCACGGTCAGCCTCATCCCGACCACCCTCGACCTGACCACGCTCGGCCGCAAGCAGCCCGGCGACCCCGTCAACCTGGAGGTCGACGTGATCGCCAAGTACGTCGAGCGGCTGCTCGGCGCCCAGGGGACGGCGCACACGCGAGGGGCGGAGCGGTGA
- a CDS encoding ROK family transcriptional regulator — MPASPSTARAINDRLALRLLQQEGPLTAGRLKQLTGLSRPTVADLVERLTAAGLIEVVGESGEQRRGPNARLYGIVADRAHLAALDVRTEGVTVVVADLLGTELARASVPIADDTGTGPAAEQAVTLVERAAKEAGADRLHTVAIGAPGLIDPATGELRDSSGFPEWHRRLVAALGERLPARVLVENETNLAALAEQRDGAARDRDTFVLLWLGLGTGAAVVLDGHLRRGASGGTGEIGFLPVPGTTAVPSATDCDGGFHSLAGAAAVATLATTHALTANPTPNEPLAATLVRAAATHLTTNDTVAVGEGIGGRAAEVAVPSVEADGGTAGAATPSADPPRSPAEAVGVPVGSVRPSGRVVGGEVSSSVGFAGRSPHGPRTSVDPTPSLDPYARFLDALADRVAIGAASVVAVLDPGCVVLGGEVGQAGGEALAVRVGRRLAAMSPLPTEVRASGLGGAAVLRGALLMAQASAQDELFAPPTR, encoded by the coding sequence ATGCCCGCATCACCCAGCACCGCCCGAGCCATCAACGACCGGCTCGCCCTGCGGCTGCTGCAGCAGGAAGGGCCCCTGACGGCCGGGCGGTTGAAGCAGCTCACCGGTCTGTCCCGGCCGACCGTCGCCGACCTCGTGGAGCGCCTCACGGCCGCCGGGCTGATCGAGGTCGTGGGGGAGTCGGGGGAGCAGCGGCGCGGGCCCAACGCCCGCCTCTACGGCATCGTCGCGGACCGCGCGCACCTCGCCGCGCTCGATGTGCGCACCGAGGGCGTCACGGTCGTCGTCGCCGACCTGCTCGGTACGGAACTGGCGCGGGCGTCCGTCCCGATCGCGGACGACACCGGCACGGGACCGGCGGCGGAGCAGGCGGTCACCCTGGTGGAACGGGCCGCGAAGGAGGCGGGCGCCGACCGGCTGCACACGGTGGCGATCGGCGCGCCCGGTCTGATCGACCCGGCCACGGGCGAACTCCGGGACTCCAGCGGCTTCCCCGAGTGGCACCGCCGTCTGGTCGCCGCCCTCGGTGAACGGCTCCCCGCCCGCGTCCTCGTCGAGAACGAGACCAACCTCGCCGCGCTGGCCGAACAGCGGGACGGCGCCGCCCGCGACCGCGACACCTTCGTCCTCCTCTGGCTCGGCCTCGGCACCGGCGCCGCCGTCGTCCTGGACGGCCACCTCCGCCGGGGCGCCTCCGGCGGCACCGGCGAGATCGGCTTTCTCCCGGTCCCGGGCACGACCGCCGTCCCCTCGGCCACCGACTGCGACGGCGGTTTCCACTCCCTGGCCGGCGCGGCGGCGGTGGCCACCCTGGCCACCACCCACGCCCTCACAGCGAACCCGACCCCGAACGAGCCCCTCGCGGCAACCCTGGTACGGGCAGCGGCGACCCACCTCACCACGAACGACACGGTTGCGGTGGGGGAGGGGATCGGGGGGCGTGCGGCTGAGGTCGCGGTTCCCTCGGTAGAGGCCGACGGCGGTACGGCTGGGGCCGCGACCCCCTCGGCGGACCCTCCGAGGTCACCCGCCGAGGCCGTTGGCGTCCCGGTCGGTTCCGTGCGCCCTTCGGGCAGGGTGGTGGGTGGCGAGGTGTCGTCCTCGGTGGGCTTCGCGGGCCGGTCGCCGCACGGCCCTCGCACCTCGGTGGACCCGACCCCCTCGCTCGACCCCTACGCCCGCTTCCTCGACGCCCTGGCCGATCGCGTGGCCATCGGTGCCGCCTCCGTCGTCGCCGTGCTCGACCCCGGTTGTGTGGTGCTCGGGGGTGAGGTCGGGCAGGCCGGTGGGGAGGCGCTCGCCGTACGGGTGGGGCGGCGGCTGGCGGCCATGTCGCCGCTGCCGACCGAGGTCCGGGCCAGTGGCCTCGGCGGGGCCGCCGTACTGCGCGGCGCGCTGCTCATGGCCCAGGCATCGGCCCAGGACGAACTGTTCGCACCACCGACGCGATAG
- a CDS encoding nicotinamide mononucleotide transporter family protein: MNSLNTVAFTAFGQQILWSDMIGNILGLIALALGAIRSLWNWPVQFLSGLVLFGAFVGHLTGSAGKQVIVMAVAAYGWWQWNRTRKQAADGAIAPRFATWRERGYLIAGAVLGTLAVGGLFTAFPTLSWDPWPDAYIFTGTVVAMYAQARGMVEFWFAWLLVDLVGVPLNFANGYAFSGFVYIIYGALVLWGMRDWWLRSRKPALEGAPA, encoded by the coding sequence GTGAACTCGCTGAACACCGTCGCCTTCACCGCCTTCGGCCAGCAGATCCTCTGGTCGGACATGATCGGCAACATCCTCGGACTGATCGCCCTGGCCCTAGGCGCGATCCGCTCCCTGTGGAACTGGCCCGTCCAGTTCCTCTCCGGCCTCGTCCTCTTCGGCGCCTTCGTCGGCCACCTCACCGGCAGCGCCGGCAAGCAGGTCATCGTCATGGCCGTCGCCGCGTACGGCTGGTGGCAGTGGAACCGTACGAGGAAGCAGGCGGCGGACGGCGCCATCGCCCCGCGCTTCGCCACCTGGCGCGAGCGCGGCTACCTGATCGCCGGTGCCGTGCTCGGCACCCTCGCCGTCGGCGGCCTCTTCACCGCGTTCCCCACCCTGTCCTGGGACCCCTGGCCGGACGCGTACATCTTCACCGGCACCGTCGTCGCCATGTACGCCCAGGCCCGAGGCATGGTCGAGTTCTGGTTCGCCTGGCTGCTGGTCGACCTGGTCGGCGTCCCGCTCAACTTCGCCAACGGCTACGCGTTCTCCGGATTCGTCTACATCATCTACGGCGCGCTCGTCCTGTGGGGCATGCGCGACTGGTGGCTGCGCTCCCGCAAGCCCGCCCTGGAAGGAGCCCCGGCATGA
- a CDS encoding bifunctional 3,4-dihydroxy-2-butanone-4-phosphate synthase/GTP cyclohydrolase II, which yields MTTAPILHSTSDVENFRLDPVERAVADIAAGRPVVVVDDENRENEGDLVIAAEKATPEIIAFMMSECRGMICAPMEGDELDRLELPQMVQQNTESMRTAFTVTVDAAPRHGVTTGISAADRATTLQLLASGTAEPGDFVRPGHIFPLRARTGGVLVRDGHTEAAVDLARLAGLRPAGAIVEIAGEDGRMLRLPELIPFARKHGLTIISIEDLIAYRRSAEPTVEREAKTHLPTAFGDFTAYGYRSTVDGVEHVALVHGEIGDGEDVLVRVHSECLTGDIFHSLRCDCGPQLGTSLERVAAEGRGVVVYLRGHEGRGIGLLSKLRAYELQERGRDTLDANLELGLPADARDYGAGAQILRDLGVHSLRLMTNNPEKTDALVRHGLTVTDREPMPVRAGEHNLRYLRTKRDRMGHDLPWLDTTTVSTCGNQ from the coding sequence ATGACCACGGCGCCGATCCTCCACAGCACCAGCGACGTCGAGAACTTCCGGCTCGACCCCGTCGAGCGGGCCGTCGCCGACATCGCGGCCGGCCGCCCGGTCGTGGTCGTCGACGACGAGAACCGCGAGAACGAGGGCGACCTCGTCATCGCCGCCGAGAAGGCCACCCCCGAGATCATCGCCTTCATGATGAGCGAGTGCCGGGGCATGATCTGCGCCCCGATGGAGGGCGACGAACTCGACCGGCTCGAACTGCCGCAGATGGTGCAGCAGAACACCGAGTCCATGCGCACCGCGTTCACCGTCACCGTCGACGCGGCCCCCCGGCACGGCGTCACCACCGGCATCTCCGCCGCCGACCGCGCCACCACCCTCCAGCTCCTGGCGAGCGGCACGGCCGAACCGGGCGACTTCGTCCGCCCCGGCCACATCTTCCCGCTGCGCGCCCGCACCGGCGGGGTCCTCGTGCGCGACGGCCACACCGAGGCCGCCGTCGACCTCGCCCGCCTCGCGGGCCTGCGCCCGGCCGGCGCCATCGTCGAGATCGCCGGCGAGGACGGCCGGATGCTGCGCCTGCCCGAGCTGATCCCGTTCGCCCGCAAGCACGGCCTGACGATCATCTCCATCGAGGACCTGATCGCCTACCGCCGCTCCGCCGAACCCACCGTCGAGCGCGAGGCGAAGACCCATCTCCCCACCGCCTTCGGCGACTTCACGGCGTACGGCTACCGCTCCACCGTCGACGGCGTCGAGCACGTCGCCCTCGTCCACGGCGAGATCGGCGACGGCGAGGACGTCCTCGTCCGCGTCCACTCCGAATGCCTCACCGGCGACATCTTCCACTCGCTGCGCTGCGACTGCGGCCCCCAGCTGGGGACCTCCCTCGAACGCGTCGCCGCCGAGGGCCGGGGCGTCGTCGTCTATCTGCGCGGCCACGAGGGCCGCGGCATCGGACTGCTGTCCAAGCTGCGTGCCTACGAACTCCAGGAGCGCGGGCGCGACACCCTCGACGCCAACCTGGAACTGGGCCTGCCCGCCGACGCCCGGGACTACGGCGCCGGCGCGCAGATCCTGCGGGACCTGGGCGTCCACAGCCTCCGGCTGATGACCAACAACCCCGAGAAGACCGACGCCCTCGTCCGGCACGGCTTGACGGTCACCGACCGCGAGCCGATGCCCGTCCGCGCGGGCGAGCACAACCTCCGCTACCTGCGCACCAAGCGGGACCGGATGGGCCACGATCTGCCCTGGCTGGACACGACCACCGTGTCCACCTGCGGCAACCAGTAA
- the hisG gene encoding ATP phosphoribosyltransferase produces the protein MLRIAVPNKGSLSGPAGEMLHEAGYQQRRESKELRIVDPANEVEFFYLRPRDIAIYVSSGRLDIGITGRDLLIDSGARAEEILPLGFARSTFRFASKPGAANGLADLKGKTVATSYEGIVAAHLADHGIDASVVHLDGAVETAIELGVAEVIADVVETGTSLRNAGLEVFGDPIMKSEAVVIRRVGADTAADSSENEPKVQQFLRRLQGVLVARTYVMMDYDCRVEQLEKAVALTPGLESPTVSPLHNEGWVAVRAMVPAKEAQRIMDDLYDIGARAILTTAIHACRL, from the coding sequence ATGCTGCGCATCGCCGTCCCCAACAAGGGTTCCCTGTCCGGACCTGCGGGGGAGATGCTGCATGAGGCCGGCTACCAGCAGCGCCGGGAGTCCAAGGAACTGCGGATCGTCGACCCGGCCAACGAGGTGGAGTTCTTCTACCTCCGCCCCCGCGACATCGCGATCTACGTCTCCTCCGGCCGCCTCGACATCGGCATCACCGGCCGCGATCTGCTGATCGACTCCGGCGCCAGGGCCGAGGAGATCCTCCCCCTCGGTTTCGCCCGCTCCACCTTCCGCTTCGCCTCCAAGCCCGGCGCGGCGAACGGCCTCGCGGACCTCAAGGGCAAGACGGTCGCCACCTCGTACGAGGGCATCGTCGCCGCGCACCTCGCCGACCACGGCATCGACGCCTCCGTGGTCCACCTCGACGGCGCCGTCGAGACGGCGATCGAGCTGGGCGTCGCCGAGGTCATCGCCGACGTCGTCGAGACCGGCACCTCGCTGCGCAACGCGGGCCTGGAGGTCTTCGGCGACCCGATCATGAAGTCCGAGGCCGTCGTCATCCGCCGTGTCGGCGCCGACACGGCCGCGGACAGCTCGGAGAACGAGCCCAAGGTGCAGCAGTTCCTGCGCCGGCTGCAGGGCGTCCTCGTGGCCCGGACCTACGTGATGATGGACTACGACTGCCGCGTCGAGCAGCTGGAGAAGGCCGTCGCCCTCACCCCCGGTCTGGAGTCCCCGACCGTCTCCCCGCTGCACAACGAGGGCTGGGTCGCCGTCCGCGCCATGGTCCCCGCCAAGGAGGCCCAGCGGATCATGGACGACCTGTACGACATCGGCGCGAGGGCCATCCTGACCACCGCCATCCACGCCTGCCGCCTCTGA
- a CDS encoding phosphoribosyl-ATP diphosphatase, producing MSKKTFEELFTELQHKAATGDPATSRTAELVGKGVHAIGKKVVEEAAEVWMAAEYEGKEAAAEEISQLLYHVQVMMVARGISLDDVYAHL from the coding sequence ATGTCCAAGAAGACGTTCGAGGAGCTCTTCACCGAGCTCCAGCACAAGGCCGCCACCGGCGACCCCGCCACTTCCCGCACCGCAGAGCTGGTCGGGAAGGGCGTCCATGCCATCGGCAAGAAGGTCGTCGAAGAGGCCGCCGAGGTCTGGATGGCCGCCGAGTACGAGGGCAAGGAAGCCGCCGCCGAGGAGATCTCGCAGCTGCTGTACCACGTCCAGGTGATGATGGTCGCCCGCGGCATCTCCCTGGACGACGTGTACGCCCACCTCTGA